From one Salvia miltiorrhiza cultivar Shanhuang (shh) unplaced genomic scaffold, IMPLAD_Smil_shh fragScaff_scaffold_173, whole genome shotgun sequence genomic stretch:
- the LOC131002664 gene encoding uncharacterized protein LOC131002664, producing MTIQSLIKRVCDLDRRVDDEDESLYLRVVLVCVAHTLVLGLDARVQSWLWVLVDDLAAFDRFPWGAYSYKMLCHYTTDVGTGEKYHFYGPSWALYVWALERVPGFGHMVAASSGDPTAHPRCLRWTFRGKPKLHGLRDLFEGQGGVMPLEPDADDLSSHYFISALTPGELSVSFRPPDNPLARGVQFPQGTGARVVEERGDEEDIPRQPRTTRSHSVRGPVRDARQHEPARHSVDPGKRPVRDARPHEPARHSVDPGKRPAPHTSSSSSGSRTVSSPSEGEVDRKWVKKTIRQEIKKAFGKFVEKQKSKGKKDRCKKSKHFRVPDSPDDDDQRRSPDDYQPRSPPQRRSPPPSASGPDVSGPSVSRSCDDDPRGEEPRHPETQDYNEQWRAMNQSVQGDCTPVEQTFDWSTQVYPHWSSPFLKPQYRTETPIFFAEPLTSIAPHEWGQSSSAGQAQTEEPEPQAEQPQVLLLQHLEQPPAEQPPAEQPPAEQPPAEPPRRSQRVRRPSNYQRSPWVNSQMPRPVTQVCSDHYEKWMARCREGRGREIYVKASGGLREYDDFARVDNVSQEFTTGDIDLYFLSLRNRLRASADLLDDVDMNNTIILDTDWFIYLQGEWDALLEKWARSEFTPEEYHILTHGAVADGWQPRIDWLCQIRGKAVKGHELPPGHIGWMDATQVLMPVIIGHHFVLCRIRLGELVCEVYDPVFHKLSPRQQDGRVGELLPLLRLLPIVLQLARWLDDTSIDSTVAKKKYPLMTAVFAPAEVQFHQQDSVSCGPFVCMYAERLISGSPSIEWGNHNVAAYRAKIARSIFSLCETRKACITRLG from the exons ATGACCATACAGTCGCTCATCAAACGCGTGTGCGATTTGGATCGTCGagtggatgatgaggatgagagCCTGTACCTTCGTGTTGTCCTCGTGTGTGTGGCTCACACCCTTGTTCTTGGGTTGGATGCGCGGGTACAGTCGTGGCTTTGGGTTTTGGTGGATGATCTGGCTGCGtttgatagattcccctggGGCGCGTATTCGTATAAGATGTTATGCCATTATACGACAGATGTAGGAACCGGCGAGAAatatcacttctacggtccttcgtgggctttatatgTCTGGGCATTGGAGCGCGTCCCGGGCTTCGGACACATGGTCGCAGCATCTAGCGGTGATCCGACAGCGCACCCTCGGTGTTTGAGATGGACTTTCAGGGGTAAGCCGAAGCTTCACGGTCTGCGCGATCTATTCGAGGGACAG GGTGGTGTCATGCCCCTGGAGCCCGATGCTGACGATCTGTCGAGTCACTACTTCATATCAGCGCTGACACCGGGCGAACTCTCGGTGAGCTTCAGGCCCCCCGACAACCCATTAGCTCGGGGTGTCCAATTTCCACAGGGCACCGGAGCCCGTGTTGTGGAGGAGCGCGGGGACGAGGAGGATATACCTAGACAGCCTCGTACGACTCGCAGTCACAGTGTCCGGggccctgtgagggatgctcgacagcacgagccggctcgtcattcagtagatccgggcaagcgccctgtgagggatgctcgaccccacgagccggctcgtcattcagtAGATCCGGGCAAGCGCCCAGCGCCGCATACTTCTTCATCGTCGAGCGGATCTCGGACTGTATCCAGTCCCAGCGAGGGTGAGGTGGATCGTAAGTGGGTGAAGAAGACGATCCGTCAGGAGATTAAGAAGGCCTTCGGCAAATTCGTGGAGAAACAGAAGAGCAAGGGTAAAAAGGATAGGTGCAAGAAGAGCAAACATTTCCGAGTGCCCGACTCCCCTGATGATGATGACCAGCGACGGTCCCCTGATGATTACCAGCCACGGTCTCCTCCACAGCGACGGTCTCCTCCACCCAGTGCTTCAGGGCCCGACGTTTCAGGGCCAAGCGTTTCACGTTCCTGCGACGACGACCCCCGCGGTGAGGAACCACGCCATCCAGAGACCCAGGATTACAACGAGCAGTGGCGGGCCATGAATCAGTCTGTTCAGGGCGACTGCACACCGGTGGAGCAGACTTTTGACTGGTCGACCCAGGTCTACCCTCATTGGTCTTCCCCATTCCTGAAGCCGCAGTATAGAACAGAGACCCCGATATTCTTTGCTGAACCgctcacttctattgcaccacaTGAGTGGGGACAGTCCAGTTCGGCAGGACAGGCTCAGACGGAGGAGCCTGAGCCACAGGCAGAGCAGCCACAGGTACTGCTGCTGCAGCACCTAGAGCAGCCGCCGGCAGAGCAGCCGCCAGCAGAGCAGCCGCCGGCAGAGCAGCCGCCAGCAGAGCCCCCGCGTCGCAGTCAGAGGGTGAGGCGTCCGTCTAACTATCAGCGATCGccttgggttaatagccaaatgCCACGTCCAGTGACACAAGTCTGCAGTGACCATTATGAGAAGTGGATGGCTAGGTGTCGAGAGGGTAGGGGTCGTGAGATTTATGTCAAGGCAAGTGGTGGTTTGCGGGAGTACGACGACTTCGCGCGGGTGGATAATGTCAGCCAGGAATTCACAACTGGG GATATTGACTTGTATTTCTTAAGCTTGAGAAATAGACTTCGAGCTTCAGCAGATTTACTGGATGACGTAGATATGAATAACACAATCATATTAGACACGGATTGGTTT ATATACCTCCAGGGCGAGTGGGACGCTCTATTGGAGAAGTGGGCAAGAAGTGAGTTTACTCCAGAGGAGTATCATATATTGACGCATGGAGCAGTAGCTGATGGTTGGCAGCCCCGGATAGACTGGCTCTGCCAAATACGTGGAAAAGCCGTTAAGGGCCATGAACTTCCTCCTGGTCATATAGGATGGATGGATGCCACACAG GTTCTCATGCCAGTCATAATTGGCCACCATTTTGTCCTATGTCGGATCCGGTTAGGAGAATTGGTTTGCGAGGTCTATGACCCAGTATTCCACAAGCTATCACCTCGACAGCAGGATGGTCGAGTTGGTGAACTACTGCCTTTACTGAGATTGTTGCCAATTGTCCTTCAGTTGGCGAGGTGGCTAGACGACACATCCATTGATTCGACAGTGGCAAAGAAGAAGTACCCACTTATGACGGCGGTGTTTGCTCCAGCGGAGGTTCAGTTTCACCAGCAGGACTCTGTCAGCTGCGGGCCTTTCGTCTGCATGTATGCAGAACGACTGATATCTGGCTCTCCATCCATTGAGTGGGGTAACCACAACGTGGCGGCATACAGGGCCAAGATTGCTAGATCTATATTTTCGCTGTGTGAAACTAGGAAAGCCTGTATCACTAGACTTGGATAG